Part of the Apostichopus japonicus isolate 1M-3 chromosome 13, ASM3797524v1, whole genome shotgun sequence genome is shown below.
cccccaccctcttaTTCCCGGTCTTATCGAAAATGACACagataatataaattaaaatcaaattaaaatggtatcacaaatttaaaaaattgtatcACAAATTAAAATGGTATCAAAGAACACCATGTTGGAATTCAGAATATCAAAGAATTGCTTATGCATGCGACTTTGGCAAGCTTGAATTATTCTCCTTATGAGAGTGTCTCTGCTACTGTTCTATGAGCACTTCGCCTTACAGTGACTGCTAATTTTGAAGTAGAGCTTAATTATTCAAATGTTTTTAGTTTCCAATTTTCATGTCCAATAAATCGGTATGcctacatacatatatcaatcaatcagaaataTTAACAAAGTTGTCTTTGGAACATTTGTGAAAATTCTCGTAAACGAAGAAAAACTAATTTGTTGCCAAGGTGAAGCACtacatgaaaatattacatGTACCAGAGTATTTCAAATGGGAGACAAAGACACTTCACAAGTATCTTTAGTAATAAAACAATTATACTTGTTCTTCCTGAAAATTTAGTTAACTTCAGTGTGCTAATACCTCACAAAGTATGACACAAAATAAAAGAGACCATAACAAGTTTGTGATGTTTTCTCCAtatatttcagaaaaaaattaaaataacagaaataactTTGGACTCAACTAGAGCGCATAATTCTACTTAAAAATATTTGACTTCTTTTCCCCAAAAATTTCGTAAAACATAATATTCAGTTAGGCAGTGAAAGATGTGCTTCTTAGTCTCAGTGCCTGCACATGTTGGAAACTTTTGCTTCAGGAAATTCCAATTAACTTATCAAGAAAGGCAAAATTaataaaaggaaagaaacaaacaaataatacaTACCTCTTGTTAAAGTAGACTACCTGATCAAAGCTTTATTCTAATTTCTTGCACAATTCTTTGACTTGTgtcaacaaattttgaaattcctTTCTTAAGGAAATTGATCCCTGGTGGTTCAAATATGAATGTAATAAATCTATGTAATCACAACAAGAGGCCAGGCGGTTCCTTGCTGGACTCACGTTTATAAAAACTTTGTGAAAACGTTCAAGTGTTTGAAAACTAATTTCAAAGTTTGCCACTTTTTGCACGACTAGACAGTGAGGACCCTGTTTAGCTACTACTGTAGGCTTAATTTTGATACTGAGAATAAACATTAATTTCTCaaagaatttttcaaaattatttttctacaaACAAAAGTAGATACGTTGCCTGATAAAATTTTCATAGCAGGTGACATTACTGTGGAAAGAGTAACCCAGCTTTAGCCCAGACATTGATTTATGCTATTCCACACCagcattaaagggtgtgaagactcgcgcacaaagaaacgtctcttGCCGATAATCTAttctagtttcgaatgaggtgtaacagaagtgttagacaccaccatcgatcccagaaaatatgtacacagcttgctaccttcgttaattagacactagtgtacagtcagtacatacagctgtggtcaattccaacagcacagtgtaaaaacaatacagctatggacatctctggtccagctaaagataacaaggtatcaggtttcattactgtctgcattttgtagcgacacgaacaaaacctcatttgcaagcaacggaaagttaactttttcaaagcgCAGCAccctgtttggggcgagtcttcaatgcctttaataccGTCCTTTGGGGTACAAAAAAGAAGGAAGTGAATGTACATGATGAAGGAAATTTTATGTGTGGCATCGAGAAATCCATGCTTTTGACAGACTTTTACCTTTAATCATGATAAACTAATACTGTTAAAAAACTATTCTATCGTAAATTTATCCCGTCCGATTGTAATCGTTAGGAGTTCCTCGCAAAACCAGTGGTCACGTTTGCAACCTTCTAGTCCAACTCTACAGAGGAGCCCAATCAGAGAGAAGTGAGCCAACATGTAATCTTTCCCAGCCTTTAAAGAACTTTACATTCAAACATAACAAATTTTGTGTGCATCAATAATCTGTTTGAACACAGTGTGGAAAAGGAATTGAAGGTATCGACCACAGGATCACTACATGAAGATATTATTCTCTTCCCCTCTCCAAGGAAATGCAGAGTACAGATCCCTTCCGACCAGACAACAGCAAGtcttgggaggggggaggtacAGCCCGGGGCACAGGGTCAATTAGGGGGCCCACAGAAACTAATGGATGGAGATTAAAGTCTTCTCATTTGCATCATCTTCTTAAAAGGAGAAAATGTGAAGACTTCTGAAAAAAGAGTGCCTGATGAGATAATTGTCCCTTGGACCTTGACTTGGCTCTTGGGCCAAGTGGATCTCTTGATATGATAGGAAGCTGTACCACAGCATGTACATCTGCGCATGGGTAGCAATTGTATCCATTACACGCAGGACTGTGCTTCCTTTCGGTTGGTCAAAACAATTACTAATTAACCAATTAATGAACTTCACAGATCATTTCTAATACCATCTAAATTCAGCATGATCAATCTGTTAAGAAGTTGTCAGTTGTTTCTAGAGCTCAAAATTCTaatgcagacaatcagacccTAGAATGCTTCTGTGGGAAGAAATTCCATTTTTGCAGCAAGAGTGAGGTGATAAATAAAAGGGTTTTGAAATAACATGTCTGACCATTCTGGAGGTTTTTCTAGCAAAATTCAGGAAAACACTGATCTAATCTTTTTAGAATTTGACACTACCAATGGAGTTATTTGATGGTGTTTAATATGGTTCAATTGTAGGTACAGTATGtcttttagatcctcctgcaagcaggaactcgcaaagaagccatcattggcttatcaaagtcacaagctgaccgaagtcagtctcttagattcatatattaacgtccatgattatgaattgtcaattgtcaacaactctgtaactagacgacatacattaatcttggagtgactcgaacttgggaccttatgattgaaaggcaccggcattaaccactgagctaacactccttaagtACATCAACCTAGATGAAGATCCCAAGGAACCACAAAGAAGTCTTTCATGTTGAGCTATTTATTGACAGAGCTCTTGCAAAGTCAGGaaagctttaaaaaaagaaaaaaatcatcagcTGTGTACAAAAAGAGATAAACTAAGAAGCTTTGAAGCTGGTGTTAACTGGTGTTAGATTGCATGAAAtaatcttcttcttcatctgtgCCTCATAGATGGTACTGCCTCCTCTTACAAGAACATGCTGCAATAATACTCTGAATGGAGCCACCTGCAGCGATAAATGCCACCACGGACATTGCCACAAGGTTGATGGCGGCGAGTGGCAAGGCAACTTGGTATAGGATATCACCTTTAAGCAAGGTCTATGGAAGAAATGAAAAGCATTTTTGTTGTCGTATTAAAGCATTAAGCATTAATTAATCCAGCTAATGAGTTCATAATGTAATTTTAAAAGACCATTTGAGAATAAATCTCAACACAAGTCagcccccctccacccccccccccctccccaaaaaatgaGTAAAACTGATTTTCATAATACTCAAATGTTGCCAACTCCAAATACATCATCTATTTTTTGGGAAAAATGTCCTGCAAGTATCATTACAGACATAAATGGTTTTCATATCATCATTTCGTCCCAAGTTATCAGCGAGTTTCCTACACGTTACCACAAGTGGACTTTTGACAACTAGGTCCCACatcaaccccccaccccctggcCCATCTCCACCAACCTGCAGTCTGCACCTCTTGCTTATATCTTGATTATGCAACTAAAATAGCTTTTAGCTTACCATTTCTGATACGATAAAATGTGAGATGGCAACCAGCACTGGAGCAAGGTACCTCTTTGTATCGAGACCCCAATAAAATACCACGTTCCACACCACATGCAGAAGAATCATGAGCATGGTGAAAAATGCTGAAACAGATAAAAGGATGACAAAGATTGGAAATGTGTATAAAAGTAAGACCCACTGCTACTTGCTTGCTACACACTCATAGGACATGTGAGGGCAGAATCTTACCTAACAAGGGCAGTCTACATCATGACTGTGAAGAAGTAAAGGATTGAAAGTACTTCAGAAATCTTAAACCACTACTTTTACAATTTATACAAAAGAGAAGAATGTTCAATTTTTTAATGTAACACCACCTTCAATATTGAAAAAGTCTGTTCTAGAACATCATTTGAAAGCTTCTACAAGGCTTTGGATATAATCCAATGCATTGGGTATTTACAATGTCAGCAATGGGGTTATTAGGGGGTTATATTTTAACCCCCTACCCGCTACCCTAATGGCTAGCCAAACTCAGCCGATGCCATGCTCTTCAAACTATCAGTTTTCTCCACATTCTTTTATATTCCAAGTaggtctattttttttttttttctgtgaccCCGGTACAAATGACCTTTcatgttaataaaatgtttaaagattcatatttttttagCTTTCAAACCGATCACAGGTGGCTGCAAGGAAAAGACCCTTGCTGCAACCTTGCGCAAAATTAATTGCTTCACACTTATACCTTCACACCTCTGACCGTGTCAACAATGACAGCCAAAGGATAAAATAAATCAGGGCGAAAAGAAAGCCGATATCATGTCATACCTGACATAATCAAGTAGTTAAGACTGTCTCCATCCCTGAGGCCAACTGTTCCAGGACCTCCAGAATCATCTAGGACATTGATGAGAGCAAATAACCCACTCATGGTACCAAAACCAAGGCCAGCAACTATAAAGATAAAATACACAGATATAAATGAGAATAAAACAGAAGCCTTACTGAACTCTTTTCACAGACATTCCCCAAACTTCTAAATTTCTCTGAAGGACTGGCAATGTATGATTAGAAAATACATCAGACAGTATTATAACATCAAGGAGTAGATGAAATATGAGATGGatatggaaaacaaaaaattggttgaactttcaccatttcatcgaGACCTCTTCAATTAACATCTTTCATGCaaaattttgtctcaaaactGTCACATCTGCAGAACAAGGTCAACCACATTATTCATAACATCATTTATACAATTACTTCATAACGTCATCATTCTGCAGAGATGTGGGCAAAGGAAAAGGAGAATATTTGCTtaatggttttgttttgttaaactACAAGTTAATTTTCACTACTGAATGTGAACAAAACTGAAACTGATCCCAAGAACCAGATACCTggaaatgttttgaagaaaatatcaTTTGGGCTGGCAGTAGTTGGATTTTCACAACCTTTCTCTTTTGGTTATGTGTTGTATCAGCACAATTAATGGAATATGCTTTGTTAAAGAGGTTGCACTTTGCAGTTGGACAATCTGCAATCTATTGAGCCATGACCCAAAAATGGGTCACAACAAATTTCTTTGCTGTAGCAGAATACAAGTTCTATGATTTAATCATATACGCAAGTTCTATGGTGCAATAGATTGCAAGTCTTCTTCCTGTGGTGCTATACCAAGTTTTCTGGTGTGTTAGAATACAAGTCCTGTGTTAATAGTAGAATACAAAGTTTTGTTATTTGCTGGATATACCAGTTCTATGGTGCAAAACAATGCAAATCTTGTTGTGTATTTGAATTGCTAGTTCTATGCTGTGGTACAAAACAAGTTCTCTGGTGTGTCAGTATACAAGTTCTGTGTTATAGTAGAATACAAAGTTTTGTTATGTGCTGGATATACCAGTTCTATTGTGAAATTTAATGCAAGTTATATTGTGCAATAGAACGCAATCTTGTTGTGTATTTGAATTGCTAGTTCTATGCTGTGGTACAAAACAAGTTCTCTGGTGTGTCAGTATACAAGTTCTGTGTTATAGTAGAATACAAAGTTTTGTTATGTGCTGGATATACCAGTTCTATTGTGTAATTGTATGCAAGTTCTACGGTGCAATTGAATGCAAATCTTGTTGTGTATTGGAAGTGCTAGTTCTATGCTGTGGTACAAAATATGATCTCTGGTGTGTCAGAATACAAGTTCTGTGTTTATAGTAGAATACAAGTTTTGTTATGTGGTCGAATACCAGTTCTATTGTGTAATTGTATGCAAGTTCTACGGTGCAATTGAATGCAAATCTTGTTGTGTATTGGAAGTGCTAGTTCTATGCTGTGGTACAAAACAAGTTCTCTGGTGTGTCAGTATACAAGTTCTGTGTTTATAGTAGAATACAAGTTTTGTTATGTGGTCGAATACCAGTTCTATTGTGTAATTGTATGCAAGTTCTACGGTGCAATTGAATGCAAATCTTGTTGTGTATTGGAAGTGCTAGTTCTATGCTGTGGTACAAAATATGATCTCTGGTGTGTCAGAATACAAGTTCTGTGTTTATAGTAGAATACAAGTTTTGTTATGTGGTCGAATACCAGTTCTATTGTGTAATTGTATGCAAGTTCTACGGTGCAATTGAATGCAAATCTTGTTGTGTATTGGAAGTGCTAGTTCTATGCTGTGGTACAAAATATGATCTCTGGTGTGTCAGAATACAAGTTCTGTGTTTATAGTAGAATAAAACGTTTTGTTGTGTGCTGGAACACCAATTCTATGGTGTAATTGAATGGTGCAATTGAATGCAAATCTTGCTGTGAAAGCGACTGTTAGTTCTATGCTATGGTACAAAACAAGTTATCTGTTGTGTGAGAATACAAGTTCTGTGTTATAGTAGAATAGATAGTTTTGTTATGTGGTGGAATACCAGTTCTATTGTGTAATTGTATGCAAGTCCTATGGTCTCTATGGTACAGCAGAATGAAAATATATAGTGCAGTAGATTACCCAGGAAATATATCAATTGTTCAAATTCTGTGTAGCTGTTTTGAAATCTCTGAGTCATCATCTCTAAGAAAGTACTATGTTTCCTATTTAAAAACAACACCCACTGCTACGCATCTTTG
Proteins encoded:
- the LOC139979095 gene encoding gamma-secretase subunit Aph-1-like; its protein translation is MTLLQMVGAIGIAYGPAAALFIFTIATQPLRIIVMMSGMFFWLLSLLVSSLWWTIVPSLKEKLAFGLTFSILFQEIFRFFLYTLLSKAEAGLQKFSQTEEERRQANGSVSDTTKHEYAYVAGLGFGTMSGLFALINVLDDSGGPGTVGLRDGDSLNYLIMSAFFTMLMILLHVVWNVVFYWGLDTKRYLAPVLVAISHFIVSEMTLLKGDILYQVALPLAAINLVAMSVVAFIAAGGSIQSIIAACSCKRRQYHL